The genomic stretch TTGATGGAAGAAGAGAGAAAGCATAAGTGTGCAAAATAATGAAAAGCAAGATTGAATATATACCCATATAATATGAGATAATGAGAAAGATTCATTGTGTTGTGGAACAGAGGAAAGGTTTGATTTTCACAAGGGCTAATGAAAATCAAAACTCCTAACGGTATTACAGAGAGTAAGTTGAGAAAGTGATCcccacaaaataaaattataaaatggcAAATCACCCGATTTCGGTATTAAGTCTCACTAGTTTCACAGTTAATGTTGAAAGGCTGTGAGATTATGAGTTGGATGTAATAATGACGGCAAAATCTATTTATTTTTCCGGAAACAACCATCCATAATTTGCATGTTTTCCCACGGAAAAAGCATGAATCTTAATGAGCTACATGGCTGGAGTTGGAGTTGACAAGAAAATGATATCTCAACTCAAACTCATTATGTTggatatgagagagagagagagagatatataaTGATGATATACTTACTATTTTCAAGaacaagaacaagtaccaataGCTACCAAACTACAGCTAAATTGCAACATATGCAGAAGCTTGTGAAGGAGAAATCCACACCTCTGAATATTGAGCTTTTCGATTATGAGCGCCATTTTGGAGAAGGGGAGAAGGCCTTCTGTTTCTTTCAGAGACAAAACATTAAGCTGAAGGTGTCGTGCATCTTGGCCATGAAATTGGAGTGACGGCTCAAAATGGGAAGGCGTGATGGTGGTTTTGGAGCATCGGCTTTTTTCTCCTGCTTTCTCCTTCGCTTGAAGAACTGCTGCATGGCGTCTGCGCATTCTGATGCCAGCACTCCCCTCCTAATGCTCATCTTAGGGTGGAACGGGTGAGCTGGAGCTGGTGGTTTCTCACTTGGTTCCGAGCTGTTTCCTCCATCACCCGGGAAGAGCCTATGAGTGTGGATCAAAGTTACCAATGAAAACAGAGtcaaaataatgataaaaatttcATGAGATGCAGATTTTTTGCTTTCAACTTGAAAAGAACATCTAATATAACTGAACTTATTGACTGAAAAAGATATAAGCAGCATAACTTATATTGCTTCTTACTCTCTGAATTTTAGTTCATAATCCTTTCTCAGATCAAGGTGCACAACTATCTGGCTTTCATGAACAACTCTAGCAGATACGAACATTCCATATAATGAATTAGTAGAAACTATCCCTCCATTAACATTAAGTTGCAAAAGATAACAGACCAGGAACAAGAGAGTTGGACAAGATGTATGAAGAGATTAGCCACAGATCAGGAACAAGAGGGTTCGACAAGAAGTATGAAGAGATTAGCCATATGCAGTAGGTCTAAACACATCAAGTAGGGGACTGACAAGTCATGAGCAGTTAGCTTCCCACATACATAGAAAAGAAACAAATGTTTCTTCATGTAAAATATCTTTCATCAAGCTATACAGCAGCCTCTATGGTTGGGTGATCACAGGGAAATGGGACGTTTGACACAGTCAGCAGAATCCTAAAACCATTTCTTGGTAGTTGTGTGCACATCCATCTTTCAGTAATACTAATACCACAGTTTGATGATTAAATTTCACATGCTTGAGAGATATGAACTAGAAAGCAATGAAACAAGGGCTGTTGGATGGATTGCTAAAGCGATGAAATATATCATGAAATGCATTAACAATATTTGTTATGAGAGTCCGAGAATGATAGAGCTCCTTTTGTAACCCTCAAAGGGAATATAAGAATAAAGTGAAGCTTTAGGCTAAATGACTATTTAGTGGGTAGGGGATTAAAAAGCAGAAACTGCCAGCATAGCAGCAGAAGTGTCAAAAGTTTTTGCTGGTTCTGTGTTGAGGGGATAGTAGTCAATCTTTATCTCATAGGCTGAAGAGTGGTTTCTTGTGGAGCGTCAGGCTTCCATGAGTAACAGGCACACAGGGACACCATAGAATTTTTGTTTATTAGCATCAACtactttaaataattagtaTTTAAGTAAAACAAAGCAAAAGCACAAAATGTTGTTGTAAATGAGATTCAATGCTTCTCCAggtataataaaattataatcaaCTTATTACTGTTACCTAATCCAGCTGCCATCAGCTCCAAGAAGCTTGTTAGGAGCTCCCCAAACTAGAGTGTCTATTCTAGCTTGAAGTATAGCTCCAGCACACATGGGACATGGTTCAAGTGTTACATACAGTGTAGTTTCCTGCAGACGGTGTCCAAATTAGGATGTTATGCTCTATGCAGAAGCACCAAGTCAGACATAGCTTGGTGGTAAATTTCCCAGTCACCATATTTGAATCCATAGCCAAGCAGATAAATGTAAATCAAAAGAGACAGATATATTACAGAAAGCCTCCAGGTCCGGAGAGTGTTGGAAGCCTCCCTAATGCATATAATCTCTGCATGGGCTGTAGAGTCACGCAACTGTTCCACCCTGAAATATgcacaataaaaaataaaatttatctgtataaaaacaaagaaatgtaaaaaatgtTAACAACTTACAGATTGCAGCCACGAGCGATTATCTTTCCACTATGCACTAGAACAGCTCCTACGGGCACCTCCCAGTTGTCAGCAGCCTTTTCTGCTTCCAACAATGCTTCCCTCATAAACACTTCATCCATTTTCCGCTGTTCTGCTTCAAGCCTATATGCTTCTTCCCAGTCATCAAATCTATCTCTAACAACTTGGTCTTTCCTCTGAAGTTTCTTTTGTTTCACCTCACTCTTATCAACTACCGCCTCTGTTTGCTCCACTAGTCCGGTATCTATTTGCTCACTGGTGCCACTACCAGATGCATGTGCTTCTCCTGCATCTGGAACCCCTCGTACCACAGGAGATCTCCGCAGCCTTAGTGCAGACAAAGGAATTGAGGGATCAATTATAGCAGCAGAGGATGTTTCTCCAGAAATTTCCCCACCAGTAGGCAAAGAAATGCTGGCTTGTAGTGTACTCTTTTGTTGAGTAACTGAGGAAGATGTGTCTTTCGTTCCTGCTTTCACAAGATAGCCCTCTAAAGTTGATGAGCTGAAACTTTGCTCAGTTTGGGAGCCCAGTTTTCCTTGCTGATGCAAGCCAGATGAGTCAATTTGAGAGCCTGTTTTTTCATGTTGATGCCTACCAGATAAACCAGGTGTGGAACTTCCACCCTCCTTTTCTTCAACCGCCTCTTCATTTTCCTCAGCATCATGTCCAGAAAACCACCTCTCGCTGCTCATAGACTGATTTGGTGAAATTCTTCCACCAGTTTTCCTGCCTGAGTCATGACTTTCAGAATGTGCCAACCACCGAAATCGAACAATATCTCCAATGCTATTCCATAAGGACCTCCCAGTTCTCTTGACAATAACACCACTCTCTTTGATTGCATTATCTGGAACTTCTGCCTTTGAGGGCCTCGGATTTGATTGTTCATCAACATTCCACATTTCATCCGAAGGCCCCTTTGTTCCAGATGGCTGATTATCAAGCACTAAGCCTTGCTCAACCGACTGAGGATCTCCAGAACTTTCTCCATGCAAAAATTCAGTTATATATGTTTTCTTCCCCCTTTGAATTTCAGAACTCAAAATTTCGCTCCTTACCTGTTCAACAAACTCTCCAACGTAGTGTGTTGAGGATTTCTCTAATCGGGCAGCAGATGCAATTGCACCTTCATCAGAGATTAATTTTGAAGCCTGGCCATGAGAACTGTTGGTTTTGTCTCTACCATATGCTTCAGGATGAACCACTACAGATCCATGTATGTTAGTTCCATGTAAAGTAGTTGATTCAAGTTGTAAACTTCCACTATTAGTATCATCAGTAGCAATCCCAGCCGTTGATCCCAGAGATAATATACCTACCTCTGATGAATATTGTGCAGGTCTTACTGGTGTCTCTGATTTATTCTTATTTCTACTCTCCACCGAAACGGCACCAGTATTTGCCGAGCTAGTGACTCTTACTTGGTTCAATTCATCGAAATCATTTCTAGAACTGCCCACATTCTCTTCTAGCTTCtcaaatttatttgtttccctTCTTGACATTGACTCACCATCATTTTCGGTTAATTGTTGGAACTTTCCCCGTAATTCCACTTGCCCACTTACTCGACCATATTGTTGCTGATGCTCTGTATTATCAACACTAGTGGTAGATAAGTCTTCCCTCCTGACATTAGTTTCAAAATTTTGCTGAGAATTCCTACGATGCTCATACTCCCTGGAACTACGCCCCTGATTTGAAGCGGTAACTTTAGTAGAGATCTCACCCTTTCTAGTGTACACTTTTTGAGAGCTAGTACTGTCTACAACATTTCCACTGCAGATATCCTGACTTCCAACAAATTGCTTATACTTCAGCATGTTTTCAGATTGCCTCAAAACTTCACCACCTCTTTGCCTAAGCTGTTGTTTCCTCTCTTCATCAAATTCCATGCTTTCAGTTGATTTTTCCTTCCTATCATCACGGCTGACATAGTTGGAAAACTTTTCATGGGTACGTTCATGAGAAGTGGTAGATTTTGATTCCTTAAGTGAGGTTTCTGTCCTTGACTCGATCTCTTCCACAGATATATCAGCAAGTCTTTTCTCTGATTTCTTTCTGAAGTCACACTCAACAACACCTGATCCAGTATTGAATCCCTGTGATGAGCTCCTATTTGCCAAACTAGATCTGTGGTCTTCGTGAGGGTTCCACTGATCCTCTTCCCTGGTTTCCTGGGTAACTAGTTCATTATTCCTTGAATAACTCTTATGACTAGTTGACGAGTTAAGCTCAATTTCATCACTGCTGTCATATTCACCATTTGAAGAGAGCGAATAATATGAGGAACAACTCGATCCATCTTTCCTCAACTTCTGCCTATGTTCCTCTCTCCTCAACAACTCTTCCTTCTCATTTCTCCTTGAACTACCTTTCCTCACCATCTGCATATGCCCCTCCCTCCTCAATAACTCTTCCTTCTCATCTCTCCTTGAAATACCTTTCCTCACCTCCTGCATATGCTCCTCTTTCCTCAATAACTCTTCTTTATCGTCTCTCCTTGAACTATCTTTTGCCACCACCTGCCTAATCTCTCTCCTCAAGAACTCTTCCTTATCTTCTGTCCTTGACCCAAGTTTCAAATTCTTCCTTCTCATCGATTCCCTATCTTTATCTACAGATTTTTGGTTAGCTTTTCTCAACAAggcctctctctcttcttcccttcgattcttcaacaaacatcCCTCATGTTCTTCCCTAAACAattcttcttcattttcttcacaTTGAAACCTTTCCTTCCTCCTCCTACTATCATCCTTCCTCGAACTAACCATTGCCCCACTCCCACTCCCAGAAACACCCTGCTCGACTCTGTCCTTCTTACTCCCACACTCCCTACACACGCTACCATACTCTCTCTTCTCCACCACCGGATTCCTTACTAATCGCTGAGTCTCCTTCCTCTCAAGAAAACACTCCTCCCCAAAATCCTCAGACAACAGGGTAAGTATAGCCTCGGCCTCGTCGACACCCCCAAGATCATACCCCTCACTCCTTTCCTCAAACACGAAACAGTTTCTTAATCCCCCTCTTTTCCTACCCACATTTCTTCCCTCCGTAAAGCTGCAAACTTTATCACGATAACCTATTCTATCAATATCACAAACTGGAAACCTAGCATAATAATCAAATCCATTCGAAATCGGTCGCCTGTAACGAGACCATTGGATTAGAGAGGATTGCTTCAGTCCGTATAAGTTATAGCCATAATTGGGGTAAATTGGGACTGTATATGGTGAAGTACAGCAGCAAGAGCAACAAGGCGTGGGCGATGAATAGGAAAAAGGGATTCGTCCATTTGAGCATTGTGAGTGGTCAGTGGTGGTGAATGAGAGGGATCCTCTGGCTCTTAGTGATATTGCTGAAGTCATGCCAGTGTTGAGCATTGCTCAAAAGAGactaagagagagagagagagagagagagaagtacCTTGAAGAAGAGGGGAGTGAGGAGATGCGAAGATCCACAGCTGATCTGTGAGCAACGAATGACAGAAATTTGAGGAAATCGCGTATATAGGCCACttggcctttaaaataacgcaaatgtacccattttgttatcaattccatttatgggaaaaacgccgatgaagttggcgtgtttataagtaaaaacgccattgagattggcgtgtctatactgtaaaacgccaactatgttggcgttttacaatggcACCGTATTCTGCTCGTATTTTTAaccaaaatacttaaattttaaGACGCCAATCGTGATGGCGTATTCACGGcaaaattctatttttgtgaatgcatgttaacttaattccaatttaatgaagAGCAATAGATGAATTCCCGCACAGTGAGTGACGCATAACATttgtgcgtcgttattaatgaaacgcacaaatGTTATGCGTCTTTACTGAAAGACGCACAAATAATATGCGTCTATAAAAAACGACGCATATAGATTATGCGTCGATAAACGACGCATAACTGTTATGCGTCGTTGCTAAAAGACGCACAATATATATGCGTCTTTCAGTAAAGACGTATATTATTTGTGCGTCGTTAAATCGGGATTAAGAGGGCAGAATGTTCGTAATTGACAGACGACGCAGCGTGCAGCGAAGGAGGGGCGATTTCAGCGACGATTTCCGGCGATTTGAGGCGTTTTCCGACAGATTTCAACCAAATACCAAACATATTTCGGTAATTATTCATCCATTTGGCTACATAAATCAATAATTGCTGAAGTTATGGAGGTTTTCCCTAATTTAGTAAAGTTAGGGTTTATATGAAATTGCTCAATTTACGGACGATTTCTGTTAGTGTGTTgtttatttgtgttgttttgttgcgTATTTGTGTGTTTCACATGAATTTAGGGTCAATTGTAGAAGTAAGTGGTTCAATTGAAATTATATACACAAAGTGCAGAAAATAGATATATTCTTGTGcaaaaatgtgaaaattttagttatcttatgctattatatgttgggtgaatgttttgaagtagatggcatctgcaagttctgaacaacagttatgttatggacctgaggatccatccGTACTGTTTCATCAAAACGAACatatttcagcctcattgttggcgaatggcacaacaaatgtgttgagagttcgtaggacggagagtaaggttTGGGCACTGCCAATACATGAAGATGTGATGCATTGGCTTGATGTTTGGGGGTTCAGAGGTGTGATTGAATGTGGAAGGCCAAGAAGGATGGACAATGACCTAATAACTGCATTGATCGAGCGATGGAGGCCTGAGACCcactgtttccaccttccagttggTGAGGTAACCGtaaccttacaggatgtgcaaaacctgtggggtttgagagcagcCGGTCGTGTTTTCACTGGCTGTGACTACCCTATTGGATATGAAGATTGGCCCAGCAAGTGTAGAGatgtgttgggatggatacctgacgCAGAAACAGAAACGAAGCACGGTGGGTTGTTGATGACGTCTCTGATCAACCAAGCGACTATGCCGTTGGGTGATGGGCTGCATGAGTATGCATACGTCCAAAGAGCACGTATACATGCTCTAATCTTGTTAGGGGGGCTTATTTTACCGGACACTACCGGGTGCAAGGTCCCCTTTATGTGGATAAATGCCTTTGACGATCCGGAAGACGTGGCTaatatcagttggggtagtgctgctttagcatacctgtatcattatttgtgcgaagcttctgtaggcagacagagaagagatgtgggtggccctatggttctcttgcagctgtgggcgtgggaaagaatgcctacattgaggccagccttcttgatatcgcctacgcacacgccgtataccccgtgtggagccaagtaatattttttttaagtaacgtacttaattatgtattttttttaagtaacgTTCTTTCGGAATGTATGAAAGTAATTTGTTTTGAACAATTTTTGATGTGATGAAACAGGTTGTCATCTCACATATTTTCTATCCTGCAATTTTTGAACAATTTCGGTAATTCGTTCTTTGTGTCTATTGAAACCGGTTGTTATGAACATTTTAGATATGGTGGAATGAACAAGTATTATGATTTTTGACGCATAACAGGTATGAACAATTTTCTGGAATCTACGGTGTGTTTCTTCATTCACTCGGTGACGCATAACAGTTATGCGTCGTTTCTGGGTGACGCATAATTGTTATGCGTCGTTCGTTAGTGACGCATAATAATTATGCGTCGTTTGTTAGTGACGCATAACAGTTATGCGTCACCGAGTGAATGAAGAAACACACTGTAGATTCCAGAAACTTCGCCCGAGCGGGCAATTTTGCGTTTATAAAACGCCCGGGCGGGCGATTTTGAGCAATCCAATGACGATTTTGAAGTCGGATTGTGATTTTTGAGTCCAGAAACTTAGTGACGCATAACGATTATGCGTCACCGGGCGATTTTCGTAGCACACTGAGTCCACAAACTTGtgattttttaacatttttgaaAAATTGTCGACTAACATCTCACATATGTTGACACATACACATAGTACCTATTACATCAGCCTCAAACACAGATACATAAACATAGTAGTTTATACATAAACATAACATACCACGACTTTACTGAACGGCACCGGCCGAGCAATTTCTTCGGTCATGCCCCTCTATCCCGCAATTTCTGCAGCGGCGGGGAGCCCTCGGTTCATCTTCCTCCtggacatccatttgattaagTATCCTCCTTCTTCTAACGCGGCCACGCGTTCTAGGAATCAACTGCTGAGGGGTGATGCACAATTTCCATGAAGGTGCAACCCAATACTCTTCGTGTCTTGGTGCATCAAATGAAACTTGAGTATAGTACTGTGATCTCCATGTACCTAGGTAGTACTTCTCATCTATGAGGTCCATCATAACATGACCTCTGTCTCTAGCAACCGCACAAGCATGCGAACAAGGgattctccacatctgccacttaccACAACTGCCACCTCGCATTTTCAGCGtcggtggtgctgatgatgcct from Salvia splendens isolate huo1 chromosome 15, SspV2, whole genome shotgun sequence encodes the following:
- the LOC121768281 gene encoding tRNA(adenine(34)) deaminase, chloroplastic-like, producing the protein MLNTGMTSAISLRARGSLSFTTTDHSQCSNGRIPFSYSSPTPCCSCCCTSPYTVPIYPNYGYNLYGLKQSSLIQWSRYRRPISNGFDYYARFPVCDIDRIGYRDKVCSFTEGRNVGRKRGGLRNCFVFEERSEGYDLGGVDEAEAILTLLSEDFGEECFLERKETQRLVRNPVVEKREYGSVCRECGSKKDRVEQGVSGSGSGAMVSSRKDDSRRRKERFQCEENEEELFREEHEGCLLKNRREEEREALLRKANQKSVDKDRESMRRKNLKLGSRTEDKEEFLRREIRQVVAKDSSRRDDKEELLRKEEHMQEVRKGISRRDEKEELLRREGHMQMVRKGSSRRNEKEELLRREEHRQKLRKDGSSCSSYYSLSSNGEYDSSDEIELNSSTSHKSYSRNNELVTQETREEDQWNPHEDHRSSLANRSSSQGFNTGSGVVECDFRKKSEKRLADISVEEIESRTETSLKESKSTTSHERTHEKFSNYVSRDDRKEKSTESMEFDEERKQQLRQRGGEVLRQSENMLKYKQFVGSQDICSGNVVDSTSSQKVYTRKGEISTKVTASNQGRSSREYEHRRNSQQNFETNVRREDLSTTSVDNTEHQQQYGRVSGQVELRGKFQQLTENDGESMSRRETNKFEKLEENVGSSRNDFDELNQVRVTSSANTGAVSVESRNKNKSETPVRPAQYSSEVGILSLGSTAGIATDDTNSGSLQLESTTLHGTNIHGSVVVHPEAYGRDKTNSSHGQASKLISDEGAIASAARLEKSSTHYVGEFVEQVRSEILSSEIQRGKKTYITEFLHGESSGDPQSVEQGLVLDNQPSGTKGPSDEMWNVDEQSNPRPSKAEVPDNAIKESGVIVKRTGRSLWNSIGDIVRFRWLAHSESHDSGRKTGGRISPNQSMSSERWFSGHDAEENEEAVEEKEGGSSTPGLSGRHQHEKTGSQIDSSGLHQQGKLGSQTEQSFSSSTLEGYLVKAGTKDTSSSVTQQKSTLQASISLPTGGEISGETSSAAIIDPSIPLSALRLRRSPVVRGVPDAGEAHASGSGTSEQIDTGLVEQTEAVVDKSEVKQKKLQRKDQVVRDRFDDWEEAYRLEAEQRKMDEVFMREALLEAEKAADNWEVPVGAVLVHSGKIIARGCNLVEQLRDSTAHAEIICIREASNTLRTWRLSETTLYVTLEPCPMCAGAILQARIDTLVWGAPNKLLGADGSWIRLFPGDGGNSSEPSEKPPAPAHPFHPKMSIRRGVLASECADAMQQFFKRRRKQEKKADAPKPPSRLPILSRHSNFMAKMHDTFSLMFCL